In one window of Carassius carassius chromosome 38, fCarCar2.1, whole genome shotgun sequence DNA:
- the LOC132119003 gene encoding C-C motif chemokine 17-like produces MFLQTVSILFLSAVLFGCLEGKGVQMQRDVQCCMQYSHGKVRTKDVLRYERQTEGPDCSIRAIILYTKKAVKCADPSDRKVKRLLRKLNQRMGPKARRTMWLHMNLPAMSEVAVVNSQKMNKTK; encoded by the exons ATGTTCCTGCAGACTGTCTCCATCCTCTTCCTCTCGGCCGTCCTCTTCGGCTGCCTGGAAG GGAAGGGTGTGCAAATGCAGCGAGATGTTCAGTGCTGCATGCAGTACTCTCACGGCAAAGTCCGGACCAAAGACGTCCTGAGGTATGAGAGGCAGACGGAGGGGCCGGATTGCAGCATAAGAGCCATCAT ATTGTACACCAAAAAGGCGGTGAAGTGTGCTGATCCAAGTGACAGGAAGGTGAAGAGGTTACTACGGAAACTGAACCAGAGGATGGGACCCAAAGCCCGCAGGACCATGTGGCTACATATGAATCTACCCGCCATGTCGGAG GTCGCTGTTGTTAACTCCCAAAAGATGAACAAG ACCAAGTGA
- the LOC132119300 gene encoding DNA polymerase epsilon subunit 4-like, with product MAATAPAAPAESELDRSGAEDEPRGTEPEEDGGNGQAGPTAGAQQQHRLAKLPLSRIKALMKADPDVSLASQESVFIIAKATELFVEMIAKDALVYAQQGKRKTLQRKDLDNAIEAIDEFAFLEGTLD from the exons ATGGCGGCGACAGCGCCTGCAGCTCCCGCGGAGTCGGAGTTGGACCGCAGCGGAGCTGAGGACGAGCCCCGAGGCACCGAGCCCGAGGAGGACGGGGGGAACGGGCAAGCTGGGCCCACTGCGGGCGCGCAGCAGCAGCACCGCCTCGCCAAGTTACCGCTGTCCCGCATCAAAGCTCTGATGAAAGCCGATCCGGACGTGAGTCTGGCCAGTCAAGAGTCCGTGTTCATCATAGCTAAAGCCACG GAGCTTTTTGTTGAAATGATCGCCAAGGACGCTCTTGTTTATGCACAAcagggaaaaagaaaaactctGCAGCGCAAAGACTTGG ACAATGCTATTGAAGCAATAgatgaatttgcatttttggaAG GTACCCTGGACTGA